Below is a window of Streptomyces sp. NBC_00223 DNA.
GGAACTGGACATCGGGGACCGGCGCCTTTTCCGCCGTCTCGCTCTCCACCCGGGACCCGATTTCACCGTCGGAGTCGCCGCCGCGCTGGCGGGCGAGGAAGAAGGCCGGACACGCCGCGGTCTTGACACGCTCCTCGACGGCCACCTCATCGAGGAAAGCGGACGTGACCGGTTTCGGACCCACGACCTCATTCGTGAATTCGGACTGAAGACGGGAGATCGCGAGGATTCCCCGGTCGTACGGCAGGCCGCCGTACGGAGAATGCTGGACCACTATCTCCTCCACGCGGACCGGGCCGACCGGCTGGCCCGTCCGCACCGCCGCCGTATCGGCGTGCCGCCTTCCGTGCCCGGCCCGACAGCGGCCGATCCACGGCTGCGCACCGCCGAGGAGGGCGAGGCGTGGCTCGACCTCGAACGCGCGAATCTGCTGGCCGCCGCCCGTACGGCGGTCGCGCGGTCGCCCGACCACGCGCTGTTCTTCCCCCATGTCCTGGGCCCGTCCTTCCTGGCATGGGGAATCTGGGACACGGCGACGGATCTCTACACCGCGTCGGTGGACCTGGCACGGGAAGGCGCCGACGACGCGGTGACCGGCCGACTGCTCGCGGAAATGGCCGCGTTGCTGTGGAATCAGGGGGCACACGACGAAGCCCTGTCCGTAGCCGAGGAGGCATGGGCCATGGGCCGGGACCGGGACGACCAGGAGACACAGGCCCAGGCCCTCATCCAGATCGGCCGGAGCCGTCTCATCGACGGCCGCCGTATCGACGCCTTCGACTGCCTGGGCCGGGCATTGGCCTTGCACCGGGCCACCGGAAACCGCGGTGGTGAGGCATACGTTCAGAATCTGCTGGGCGTCGCCCTGTCCCACGCCGGCCAATACGCGGAATCCGTCGAACAGTTCCGGGCCATGCTCGCCACCAACACGGACATCGGTGATCGCCTGGGCCAGGTGAAGGCGCTGAACAACATCGGCGAGGTCTTCTCCATTCTGGGCCGGTACGAGGAAGCCCGCGGCCATTACGTCCGCTCGCTCGCCCTGGTCCGTGTCATCGGCGGCCGCCAGGAGATGTCCAATCTGTTCACCAACATCGGCAACATCCGCCGGGCGACCGGGGACTTCGAAGGGGCGCTCTCCCAGTACCGCCGTGCCCTGAACGCCTACCGCGACACCAGTGACCCGAGGGGGGAGGCGGACGTGCTCATCTGCATCGGCCAGACCTACCTGGAGATGTCCCGGCACAATGAAGCCCGGCTCCACTTCAAGATGGCCGAGCACGTCGCGGACCGGATCGGCGACCGCTACGCGCGTCAACAGGCACTGGTCGGTACGGCCCACGCGCAACGGGCCTCGCGGCAGTTCGGTCCGTCGATGGCGACGTTCCAGGAAGCGCTGCGCCTGGCCGAGGAGATCGACATCCCGCTCGCCGTCGGACGCGCGCTGGACGGGATGGGCCAGACCCTGGAGGCCATGGAGGGGGCAGCGGCGGCGCGGAATTGCTTCGAACGCGCTCTCGCCGTGTACGAGCAACTCGGCGTCCAGGACGCCGAGGCGGTGCGGAGAAGGCTGGGTGCCTCGGGAGCCACCGGATCCTAGCGGCTCCCGACGTTCGCTGTCAGAGCCAGCCGAACCACATGAAGATCTCAAGCTTCTCATCGGCCGTCGTGGGCACGCCACAGCGCATTGCGGATTGCATATGCAAATCGCTCCTTAGAAGTTACGCGCTACTACGCACGGGCAGGGATGTGCTGGTCCGTATGTGCGAGAGCACTCGCCGTGATCATACCCTGGCCGGAGGGCGCCGGCGCACACCGTTCCGGTGGGCCCTCAGGGTGGGTGACGAATCGTCACTCCGTGCACGTTGCAGCCGTTGGCACAGGGGTTGGCCAGCGGATACGCTGACTCATGAGTGAGCGGCCGCCGATGCCGCACGGCTTCGGCGCGGGTCCGTCCGCTGCCGCGCGCCCGGCCCGTGGTGCGCCCGCGCGAACCCCGGCCATATCGCCCGCAAAAGTGGGCTGCGCGTATTTGCTGGCGCAATGGCGTGCTGCCCCCGACGGCCCTCGGAACGGGCTCGGAACAGGTTCGGAAGGGGGCGGGCGAGCATTCCTCCGCCCCCGGAGACAGCCCCCGCCGCAGCCGTCCGGCGGGGTTGGGGCGCGGTGGGGCGGGGCGGGCGGCGTCTAGACTGGGCGCTCGCGCGGTCGGGTGTGCGGTGCGGGAGGGGCGAGGGGTGGCGGCGATGGGCATGGGCGACTTCGAGGAGCTGCCCGCCGAAGTGCTGACCCAGGCCGCCGTCGCCTTCGGCCTGCTGGCCTCGCCCGCCCGACTGCACCTGGTGTGGGCCCTGATGCACGGCGAGAGCGATGTGAGCGCGCTCGCCGAGCGGGTCGGCGGCGCCCTGCCCGCCGTCAGCCAGCATCTGACGAAGCTGAAGCTGGCGGGTCTGGTGCGCTCCCGCCGAGAGGGCCGGCACGTGGTGTATCTCGTGGACGACCCGGACGTGGAGACCATGGTGCGCTGGCTGTTGGGACAGCTCGCCGACCGCGGCGGGCACACGACGGCGCCTGGGCGCATCCGTGATCTGGGCGCCTGACGGAGGTCCACGTCCCCTGGCCCGGGTCGCCACCGAACCGCGCGGCACCGCGGACACGGACACGCGCCTCCCGGGCGCCGCCGCCGAGCGCGATCCGACCGGCCTGCCCACCTTGGAGTTCCTGCGCGTTCTGGGCACCGAGCCCCGTGGTCTCCCGGAGTCGCGGGCCGAGGAGCGCCTCGTCCGGTACGGCGAGAACGTCCTGCCCGCGCTGCGGTCCGTCTCCTGGCCCCGGCGCTTCGCGCGCAGCCTGCGCGATCCGTTCACCACGGTGCTGTTCTGCCTCGCCCTGGTGTCGGCCGCCGTCGCCGCCTGGACCACCGCCTGCGTGATCATGGCGCTGGTGACGGTCAGCTGCGTGCTGCGGTCCAGCGGCGAGTACCGCGCCGACCGGTCGGCGACAGGGCTGCGCGAACTGGTCGCCGCCACCGCGACCGTACGGCGCCGGACGGACGTGAACAGCCCGCCGGAGACCCGTGAGGTCCCCGTCGACCAGCTCGTGCCCGGCGATGTCATCCTGCTCGGCCCCGGCGACCTGGTCCCGGCCGATCTGCGGCTGCTGCGCGCCAACGGCCTCACGTTGCACCAGGCCGCCCTCACCGGCGAGTCCGCCCCCGTCGCCAAGTACCCGGTGGAGGTCCCCGGCCCGACACCGCCCTTTCCGGCCGGCCGTCCGCATCTGTGCTTCCAGGGCAGCAGCGTGGCCTCGGGAAGCGGCACCGCGGTCGTCGTCGCGACCGGGGAGCGCACCCGGTTCGCCGCCACCCACGGCGGACCGGCGCCGCGGCGGCGCGAGACGGCGTTCGACCGTTCCGTGCACGGCATCTCCTGGTCCCTCATCCGTTTCATGCTGCTGACACCGCCGCTGGTGCTGATGTCCAACGCCGGGCTGCGCGGACGCGGCCTGGAGACCATGCCGTTCGCGGTCGCGGTGGCGGTCGGACTGACCCCCGAGATGCTGCCGGTCGTCGTCACCACGGCCCTGGCCCGGGGAGCGTCACTGCTGGCCCGCCGCAGCGGTGTCATCGTCAAGAGACTGCCCGCGCTCCACGACCTCGGCGCCGTCGACGTCCTGTGCACGGACAAGACCGGCACCCTCACCCAGGACCGGCCGGTCCTGGAGTCCGCGCTCGGCCCGGACGGGCGGGACGACCCCGGGGTACTGCACTGGGCGGCCGTCAACAGCTACTGGACCCTCCAGCTCGCCGAACTCCCCGCCCCCGACGCCCTCGACGAGGCGCTGCTGACCGCCGCCGGGGAGCGCGACGAAGACCTCGGCCACGACGCCCTGGCCGCACTGCCCTTCGACCCGGTGCGCCGGCTGGCCACCGCCGTCGTACGGCGGCCCGGCCGGCCCGGTGCGCACACCCTGGTGGTCAAGGGGTCCGTCGAGGCGGTCATCGGCCGCTGCACCCGGGTACGGGCCGGCGGACAGGACACCGACCTGGACGACGACACCCGGGCCCGGCTGCTGCGCGACTGCGCGGAGCGGGCCGAGAGCGGGCTGCGCGTGCTGGCCGTGGCCCTGGCCGAACGCCCGGCCCGGCTGGGCCCGTACGCCCTCACCCCGGCCGACGAGTACGGGCTGACCTTCCTCGGCACCGTCGGGCTGCGCGACGCCGCTGCGGACACCGCGGCCGACGCGCTCGCCGCGCTCACCGGGCACGGCGTCGCCGTGAAGGTGCTCACCGGCGACCATCCCGGCACCGCCGCCCGCGCCTGCCGCGCCATCGGTCTGGACCCCGGCGAGGTGGTCACCGGTGACCGGATCGACTTCCTCGGCCAGGACGAACTGGCCGAACTCGCCGAGCGCACCACGGTCTTCGCCCGCTGCTCGCCCCGGCACAAGGCCCGCGTGGTACGGGCGCTGCGCGCGGGCGGCCGGGTCACCGGCTTCCTCGGCGACGGCATCAACGACCTGCCCGCGCTGTACGCCTGCGACGTCGGGATCACCCCCCGCGAGGCCACCGACATCGCCCGGGAGGCGGCCGACGTCGTCCTCGCCTCGAAGGACCTCACCGCGATCGACCACGCGATCGTCGCCGGCCGCCGCAGCAGCGGCAACATCGCCACCTACCTGCGGATCGCGCTGTCCTCCAACCTCGGCAATGTGATCGCGATGCTCACCGCCGGACTGCTGCTGCCCTTCCTGCCGATGCTCCCGGCCCAGGTTCTCGTGCAGAATCTGTGCTTCGACGCCGCGCAACTCGCCTTCGCCTACGACCGGCCGTCGGCCGCCGAACTGCTGCGGCCCTCGGTGCTCGAACCCCGCGCGATCCTCCGCTTCGTCACCGCCTTCGGCGTCCTCAACGCCGCGGCCGACATCGCCACCTTCGGCGTACTCGCCCTGTCCGTACGGGGGTTCGGCGGCCCCGGCGGCCAAGCGGCCTTCCAGTCGGGCTGGTTCACCGAGAACCTGCTCACCCAGGCGCTGGTGATGCTGCTGCTGCGTACCGGCCGCCACGCCGCGGAAGGCCGGGTCCCCGGCCCGATCCGGCTCAGCACCTGCGCACTGGCCGCCATCGGTCTGCTGCTCCCGCTCTCCCCGCTGGCCCCCGCGCTCGGCCTCACCGCCCTGCCGCTCTTCTACTACACGCTGCTGGCCGGGGTACTGACGGCGTACGGAACCGCGCTGGTGGTGGCCAAGTCCCGGTACGAGGCCCGCGCCGCCCGTGGCACGGCCCGGGAAGGGGCCCTGCCGGCGGCCGGCGCCGGGTGAGGCAACGGGCCGCCGACCGCGACAGGAGGCCGTAAAAGGGCGGAAGAAATGCTCAGTTGCGCAAGAATGGAACCATCAGACCGCCGTCCGGGAGGGAATGGGGATCGTGATGGGTGCGAGCGAGGCCGAGGGGGTACTGGACGAGTTCGTGCGGGAGTCCCCTCCCTCCCAGCAGGACCAGGTCCGCTCCGTGTACCAGCCGGTGGAGGTGTACGACCGGGCGGGCCGCCCCTGGCCGGGGACGATCCTGGCCTGGCGCGTGGGTCCTGACGGCGTGAGGAGCTGCCATCTGCGGCTGACGGGCGCGGGGGCGCCCCGGTGGACGGCCTTCGACCCCGAGCGCATGGTCCCACTGGTCCAGGGGGGTACGTGACGCCCGCGCAGGTGGCTGGCCGGGTCCGGCGTCAGGGGGCGGAGTCCGGCTTCTTCGTGGAGACCGCGTAGGCCTGCGTGGGCGTCATCGGGACGCCGTTGACCCGTACCGTCCTGTAGTGGCTGGTCGGGGCGCAGTCGGAACCCTGGTCCGCGGTCTGGGCATGGGCCTGCGCGACGGCCGCCCGGGTGTCGACGGGAGCGGCGGACGGGGTCCCGCCGGGGTAGACGGTGCCCGTACCCCAGTCGGCTCCGATCACCAGGGTCAGGCCCGGGGCGCTGCCCTGCTGGAGATGGCTCCCGGGTATCCCGAGGACGCGGGCCACGGTCCTGGCCTGGTCCTGCTTCCCGGCGCCGTAGGTCAGCGCGGTGGTGGCGGCGGGCGCGGGGGCGTTGCCGTGGGAGGTGCCGGGGGCGAAGCCCTTGGCGGTCAGTTCGCCGGCGACGGCGGCGGCCCGGCCCCCGATGCCGGTGCCGTTCTCGACCCGGACGGTGATCCGGGCGGCGGGCACGGTCGCCGTGGGCCGGGCCGTCGCGGAGGCGGCCGGGGACTTGGAGCCGTCGGGGGAGGTGAGCGGCTGGTCGTCGGCGATGCTGGCGAACAGCGCGTCGGCGCCCGCGCCGACCACGACCCGGTTGGGGTCGGCCGGGTCCGGGCCGGTCTGCATGGTGGTGAAGATCATCCGCCGGGACGGCACCTTGTCCAGGTCGCCGGCCAGTCCGATCAGCTTGGCGACGCTGCCCAGGCCGGTGTCGACGGTGAGCGCCTTGGTGGCGGCGTCGGCGAGCCGGTAGACGGCCGCGGGGTTGGTGAGGGTGCCCGCGCTCTTGAACTTGCGGATCATCGAGCCGAGAAAGATGTGCTGGGCGTAGGTGCGGCCGAGGTCGCTGCCGTCGCCGAAGCCGTGCCGGGAGCGGACGAACTCCAGGGCGGCGTCGCCTTTCAGGGTGTGGGAGCCCTTGGAGAGCTTCAGATGCGAATAGGTGTCGTAGACGTCGTCGCTGACGCACACCGAGACCCCGCCGACCGCGTCGGACATCGTGACCACGCCGGAGAAGTCGAGCATCACGAAATGGTCGATGGGGATACCGGTGAGCTGGTGCACCGTGGCCACCTGGCAGGCGGGGCCGTACAGCAGCGCGCTGTTGATCATCCCCTGGTAGCCGGGCGTCGAGGCACCGGTGTCGGCGTTCCGGCAGGCGGGGACGCGGGTGATGGTGTCGCGGGGGATGCTCATCACGGTGGCGTTGGAGCGGTCGGCGGAGACATGGACCACCATCTCCACGTCCGCGTTCCGGCCCGCCTCCGACGAGGCCCGGCCGCAGCCACCGCCCAGCTCGCAATTGGCCTTGTTGCTCCGGCCGTCGGAGCCGATGACCAGGATGTTGATCGGTGTGCGGCCGAAGGCGTCCGCCTTCTCCGTGCCGCCGACATCGCCGTTCGCGCCGTCGCTCAGCGAGACGCTGTGGAGGTTGCCGTTGAGGTGGTGGTAGAACCAGGCCCCGGCGCCGGCGGTCGCCAGGATCAGCACGGCCAGGGATATCGCGGCCACGCGCAGCCCGCGCCGCCCCCGCGACACCTGCTTGCGGCGCCCGCGCCCGCCCCCGCCCCCGCGTGCCGCGGCCCGTGCCGCCGCGCGACCGGCGGCGGCCGGGGGAGCGGAGTCGGTGCGGCTGCCGTCAGGGCTGTCCCAGGGGCCGGACATCTCTACTCCTCGTACGGACAGGCCCACGGGCCGACGGCGTGATCACGGTCCGGGCCGTCGGCGGGAGCCCGCCGCGGCCGCGGGGCGGCGGCGAGCGGGACGCCATCGCATCCACTACGACGAATCAGGACGGGATTTGGTTGCACAGTTGCGCAAAGTGGCAACAGTCGAACGGACTGCCACCACGCCGTGGTCAGACCGTGGGTCAGGCCGTGGGTCAGGACCGGCAGCGCGGGTGCGGCAGGACTGGGCGGGTGCGGCAGGACAGGGAACCGACGAGGCCCCTGTGCCGGTGGGTCGAGACGCCGAACCTCTCACCCGACCGCACGGGAGCCTCGTGCGTCCCTCTTCAGAGCTTCGCGCCTTGGATTTCCTGCGAGCCGGCACTGATCCCCTGAGCGTCCTGCGGGCTGTCGGCAGACTCCTGGGTCTTCTGCGGCCTGTCGGCGAGCTTGAGCCAGATCACTCCGACGATGATCACGCCCAGCCACAGCGCCTGGACGGCGGTCAGAGTCTCGTTGAAGAAGACGGGACCCAGCAGCGCCGCACCGGCCGACCCGATTCCCGCCCAGACGGCATAGCCGATGCTGACCTCGATGGTGCGTAAGGCGACGCTCAGCGCCCAGAGCGTCAGAAGGAAGAACACGACGGCGACCAGCGACCACGTCAGGCGGGTGAAGCCATGGCTTCCACCGACGGAGAGCGCGTAGCCGATTTCGAAACCTCCGGCAAGGAGGAGCGTGAGCCAGGGGCTGGCTGAGGAGCGGCCGGTGTTGGGCATGTGCCCGGGTCCTTTCGTAGAGATGGGTCGGGCGACGGCGGGATTCCTAGGCGGCACCGCTGAGCTGGAGGCCGACCACCCCGGTGATGATGACGACGATGCCGAGTGCCTTGCGCCAGTCCAGGCGCTGGCCGAAGAGCAGCGCTCCGAGAAGGGTGATGCCGATACCGGCGATGGAGGTCCAGATGGCGTAGCCGACGCCGACATCGAAGGTCAGCAGCGCCTTGCTGAGGAAGTAGGTGCCAATGGCACCGCTGACCAGGGTCGCGATGGTCCACGGGCGGTTCTTGAAGCCTTCGGCCTTGCCGGCCGAGATGGCGACGGTGATCTCGAAGATGTCCGCGATGGCGAGGTAGAGCCACTGCATGGCGCAGTCCTTTCGTTCGGTGAGGGTCGGCGTCGCGGGAGCGGCCCGCCGCGGAACCGTCGTGTCATGTCAGCACCCGTCAGTTCCGCAGGCGGCACCTCGGGCGACGGCCTGTTCGATCTGGATGTCGAGCACGGCCTTGCGGATCTGGCCCACGGCGGGGACACCCTCTATGCGGTGGCGTTCACCGATGATGATCGTGGGAGCGACGGAGACGCCGTACGCCTCGGCGGTCCGCAGCGCCTTCTGATGGGTCCCGGTATAGGTTCCGGCCGTCAACGCCTCGGTGAAACCGGCCTTGTCCAGGCCCAGTTCGGAGGCGATGTCGGCGAGGACGTCCAGTCGGCCGATGTCCCGGTTCTCCTGGAAGAAGGCCCGCAGCATACGCGGGGTGTATTCCGCGGCCCTGCCGTGCTCGGCCGCGTACTGGTAGCCCTCGAAGGCCAGCCCGGTCCAGGGCTGCGGTGAGACGGTGGGCAGGGTGATGTCCACGCCCATCCGGCGGGCCATCGGGTAGACCGAACGGGCCCAGATCGCCGGCAGGTACTCGTCCTCCGGGCGCAGTGTCGGGGTCGGATGGGGCCGCAGTTCGAACGGCATCCACTCGATCTCGACGTCGAGGTCGTGGGTGGCCTCGTGAAGGGGGCCCTCGGCGAGCATGCAGAACGGGCAGACATAGTCCGACCAGACCTTGATGCCGACCTTGCCGGTTTCCGTCCCGGTCATGTCCGCCTCCGACTCATGGCGAGGAAATCCGCGAACGGCTCTGTCGCGTCCGGTGTCTTCAGCGAGGTGACCTTGACGCGCCAGTCGACCGGGTCGTCGGCGAAGATCGCGTACGAGCCCGAATAGTCGAAGCCGTACCGTGCGGCCGTCGCGCGGTCGGCCGCGTAGACGATGTGGCTGACGTTGAAGTACAGCGAAGCCATGTAGCACAGGGCACAGGGCTCACCGGAGGCGATCAGCGTGGCCCCGTCGGTGGCGTGCAGTCCGTATGCGGCGGTGGCCGCGCGCAGGGCGACCACCTCGGCGTGCGCGGTGGGATCGTTGTCCTCGCGTACCCGGTTGAAGCCGGTGCCGAGGACACGACCGCCGTTGACCACCACACCGGAGAACGGGATGCCGCCCTTGGCGACGTGCTCGCGGCTGATCCGTACCGCCTCACGGACGTACTCGGTCAGCTCGCTCTCCGAAATCTCGGATGTCTCGGAAACTTCGGAAATCTCGGAAATCTCGAAATTGGGCAACTTCGCTCCCCGGCTCAGGTAGCGGTCCGGTATGTATTTGCTTGTACGTACATATTTCCACGACCCTTAGTGTCCGCCGGTAAGAGCGCAGCGGGCAGACAGATCTTGCATGAACATGTATCTTGCTGTCAATGCCCATGGGAGGAGCTCCGCCATGACCGTCATCTCTTATATGACCGCCGCATCCTCTGACCAGGGCATGTGGCGCAAGGTCCTCGCCCTGTACTCGCACGTGGAGGGTCAGCTCGCCCAGGCGCTCCAGCGCAAGCACGGGATAGGACTGTCCGAGTTCCGGGCCCTGGAGTGCCTCTCCCAGGCCGCCGACGGCGAGTTGCGCATGCAGGAGCTGGCCGGCGAGGTGGGGCTCGGCCAGAGTTCCGTGACACGCCTGGTCGGGCGGCTGGGCGCGGCCGGCTTCGCCTTCCGCGATCTGTGCCCCAACGACAAGCGCGGGGTGTACGCGGTCATCACCGAAGAGGGCAGGCGCCGTTATGCCGACGCCCGCAGCACATATGTCGAGGTGCTCAGCTCGGCGCTGAACACCGCGGGGGCCACCCCCGAGCTCGCCGGCGCCGTCCAGATGCTGCGCAGCGGCGCCTGACCGGCGCGGGGACGCATCGCTGCGTCCCCGCCCCTTCAGCACGCGGATGTCAGTGGCTAGGCACCGCTGTCACCGTTGGCCGTGCCACCCCCGGGTACCGTGTCGAACAGACGCCCGTAGCCGGTGATCCGTCGTGCCGCCTCACCGGCGCCGGCCAGGTGCAGGGCGTGCCAGAACAGCACCTGGTTGGCGGTCAGAACAGCGAAGTCCAGCTCCTTCTCCAAGGCGTTGATGACGCCGACCGCGCGGATGCCGTTGCCGGCGACCAGGACGGCGTCGGGCCGGTGTCCGGCGACGGTGGTACGGATCCAGTCGGACAGGGCCTCGGGCGTGATCAGCTTCTGGTTGCTGGGCAGGCCGCAGGGGCCGTGGTGGACGACCTTGAAGCCCTGTTCCGTGAAGTAGTCGGCGCCGAGGCCCGAGAGCCGGTCGTCGAACCACGGGGGGTTGACGATCGCCACGCTGCGGGCGCCGAGCGCGGCGAAGCCGGTGACGGCGGCCGCGGTGGTGCCGGTGAGCGGGATGCCCCGGGTGCGGCGCGCCAGCCGGTCGAACAGCTTCTGCTCGCCGCTCGCGCCGAGCACGTAGGCGGAGCTGGTGAAGCCGAGCGCGATCACGTCGAGCGGGGAGGCCGCGAGCAGTTCCACGGCCTCGTCGATGAGCGGCGGCTCCACGAAGGCGCGCACCGGGTCGTGCGGGATCTTCGGGTCCATCTCGCCGCCGGGCCGCATCGCACCGAAGTACACGCGGGAGCCGTGGATGAAGACGTCGTCGGGGGCGATCGCCTGGAACTCGGACTCCGGGCCGACATCCGCGTGCGGTACGACCACGCCGACCCGGGCCCGGGCCTCCCAGCCGTCCTTCTCCGCCTGGACATTGCTCATGACGGTCACTCCTCTCGGGCTCAGCTCGTCGCCTCGGCGGCCAGCGAGCCGCCGAGGACGGTGCCGGTGCCGCTGCTGTCCAGGAAACCGGGGTGCTTGCGGCGCATGTTGGACATGACGAACTCGTAGGGCACGTCGTCGAAGTCGCCGTAGTCGGCGACGAACTCCATGCTCTTGTTGCCCTTGTCGTCGAAGGGCTGGTGCACGCTGTCGGCGGTGCCGTCGAACTCCAGCGGCGTCATCCCGTACAGGCGGCACAGGATCTTGTTGAAGACCGGGGTGGCCTTCACCCACCGGCCGTCCAGGTGAACGCTGTTGAGACCGTGGAAGAAGACGTCCCCGCCGATGTGGGCGCGCAGCCGGTCGGAGGCGAGGTGGTTGCGCACGTCGCTGTAGTGCACACGGGCGGGGATGCCCACGGCCCGGCAGGCCGCCGCGTACAGGGCGGACTTGTGCAGGCAGAAGCCCTTCTTCGTGGTCGCGGTGTGGCTGGCCCGCAGCCCCCGGGGGGACAGGTCGGCCCCGTACACCTCGTAGAAGACGTCGTCGCGGACCGCGTAGTACAGCTCGACGGCGAGCTGCCTCTTGTCGGCGGCCCGGTCGGCGACCGCGTCGTCGACGAAGGTCTGGACGGCGTCCGTCTCGTAGTCCAGGAAATCGGTGGGTGCGGTGAGCCGGGCGTGCTCGGCGCTCGTGATGGCGTTCATGGTCACCCTCTCGTCAGCGTTCCGCGCTCACAGGCCCAGCAGGGCGGCGATGCGGTTGCGATGGATCTCACTGGTGCCGGAGTAGATGGTTCCGCCGACGGCGTTGCGTACCTCG
It encodes the following:
- a CDS encoding MarR family winged helix-turn-helix transcriptional regulator yields the protein MTVISYMTAASSDQGMWRKVLALYSHVEGQLAQALQRKHGIGLSEFRALECLSQAADGELRMQELAGEVGLGQSSVTRLVGRLGAAGFAFRDLCPNDKRGVYAVITEEGRRRYADARSTYVEVLSSALNTAGATPELAGAVQMLRSGA
- a CDS encoding maleate cis-trans isomerase family protein; amino-acid sequence: MSNVQAEKDGWEARARVGVVVPHADVGPESEFQAIAPDDVFIHGSRVYFGAMRPGGEMDPKIPHDPVRAFVEPPLIDEAVELLAASPLDVIALGFTSSAYVLGASGEQKLFDRLARRTRGIPLTGTTAAAVTGFAALGARSVAIVNPPWFDDRLSGLGADYFTEQGFKVVHHGPCGLPSNQKLITPEALSDWIRTTVAGHRPDAVLVAGNGIRAVGVINALEKELDFAVLTANQVLFWHALHLAGAGEAARRITGYGRLFDTVPGGGTANGDSGA
- a CDS encoding transglutaminase-like domain-containing protein; the protein is MNAITSAEHARLTAPTDFLDYETDAVQTFVDDAVADRAADKRQLAVELYYAVRDDVFYEVYGADLSPRGLRASHTATTKKGFCLHKSALYAAACRAVGIPARVHYSDVRNHLASDRLRAHIGGDVFFHGLNSVHLDGRWVKATPVFNKILCRLYGMTPLEFDGTADSVHQPFDDKGNKSMEFVADYGDFDDVPYEFVMSNMRRKHPGFLDSSGTGTVLGGSLAAEATS